The following are encoded together in the Streptomyces rapamycinicus NRRL 5491 genome:
- a CDS encoding alpha/beta hydrolase, whose amino-acid sequence MRAAALYGILGPLSLSLAMSALLAAPATGRPLAAPTAPTAPTATIPATPTASTRSTAAPAGAAGAPSATRSAPAATAAPVAPTWTTWSAPPASAAPAAAPPGDAAATRGVAFAARRAAQRGTAFHRCPRAEALAAPITCGKVSVPLDYAHPRGKHISLTVSRIRATGPKARRQGALIYNPGGPGASSMAFPEYAAEDAFRRVAAAYDFVGYAPRGVGRSAPLSCQRPSAYAKAPTSSPPHPTAAFKRRLVARARAYVRGCVRRSGRALAHYTTLNNARDLEVLRAALGQRRLTFVGASYGTYYGAVYATLFPGRVRRMVFDSVVNPAPGRIWYRDNLDQSLAFERRWRDWRRWVARHHAVYHLGATADRVLASYHTARRRLARKPAGGVVGTAQLQSAFLRTGYNDAYWDPAARALAAYLRGDPEPLAELAAPDPAEAADDENGNAVYTAVECNDAPWPRAWATWDRDNTALARRAPFETWDNVAMNLPCAFWPLKPGRPLDVGNLEAVGPRPRTGRVALPPVLLLSAERDAATPYTGAKELWHRLPGSSLVTERKAGTHGLWGGPNDCVNRHVDTYLLTGKTPGRSAFCAPRPEPAPLPEPAPLPESGKQPAAIPGTP is encoded by the coding sequence GTGAGAGCAGCAGCGCTGTACGGCATCCTCGGGCCGCTGTCCCTGTCGCTGGCCATGAGCGCGCTGCTCGCGGCGCCCGCCACCGGCCGCCCGCTCGCCGCGCCCACCGCGCCCACCGCCCCCACCGCCACGATCCCCGCAACGCCCACCGCGTCCACCAGGTCCACCGCGGCCCCGGCCGGTGCGGCGGGCGCGCCCTCCGCGACCCGTTCGGCCCCCGCCGCCACCGCCGCCCCCGTCGCCCCCACCTGGACCACCTGGTCCGCCCCACCCGCCTCGGCCGCCCCGGCCGCCGCCCCGCCCGGCGACGCGGCCGCGACCCGTGGCGTGGCGTTCGCCGCCCGGCGCGCGGCACAGCGCGGTACCGCCTTCCACCGCTGCCCCCGCGCCGAGGCGCTGGCCGCCCCCATCACCTGCGGAAAGGTCTCCGTACCGCTCGACTACGCCCATCCCCGCGGCAAGCACATCTCCCTCACCGTCAGCCGGATCCGGGCCACCGGCCCCAAGGCCCGGCGTCAGGGCGCGCTGATCTACAACCCCGGCGGGCCGGGCGCCTCCAGCATGGCGTTTCCCGAGTACGCGGCCGAGGACGCCTTCCGCCGGGTGGCCGCCGCCTACGACTTCGTCGGCTACGCCCCACGGGGTGTGGGCCGCTCCGCCCCGCTGTCCTGCCAGCGGCCGTCGGCCTACGCCAAGGCGCCGACCAGCTCCCCGCCCCACCCCACCGCCGCCTTCAAACGGCGGCTGGTGGCGCGGGCGCGCGCCTACGTACGGGGCTGTGTGCGCCGCTCGGGCCGCGCGCTCGCGCACTACACCACGCTGAACAACGCCCGCGACCTGGAAGTGCTGCGCGCCGCGCTGGGCCAGCGGCGGCTCACCTTCGTCGGCGCCTCGTACGGCACGTACTACGGGGCCGTCTACGCCACGCTCTTCCCGGGGCGGGTGCGCCGGATGGTCTTCGACAGCGTGGTCAACCCAGCCCCCGGGCGGATCTGGTACCGCGACAACCTCGACCAGTCGCTGGCCTTCGAGCGGCGCTGGCGGGACTGGCGCCGCTGGGTCGCCCGGCACCACGCCGTCTACCACCTGGGCGCCACCGCGGACCGGGTGCTCGCCTCGTACCACACGGCGCGGCGCCGGCTGGCGCGGAAGCCGGCGGGCGGGGTCGTCGGCACCGCGCAACTCCAGAGCGCGTTCCTGAGGACCGGCTACAACGACGCCTACTGGGATCCTGCCGCCCGGGCGCTGGCCGCGTATCTGCGCGGCGACCCCGAGCCGCTGGCCGAACTCGCCGCGCCCGATCCGGCGGAGGCAGCCGACGACGAGAACGGCAACGCCGTCTACACCGCCGTGGAGTGCAACGACGCGCCCTGGCCGCGCGCCTGGGCCACCTGGGACCGCGACAACACCGCCCTCGCCCGCCGCGCGCCCTTCGAGACCTGGGACAACGTGGCGATGAACCTGCCGTGCGCCTTCTGGCCGCTGAAGCCCGGCCGCCCCCTCGACGTGGGGAACCTGGAGGCCGTGGGCCCCCGCCCCCGGACCGGGCGCGTCGCGCTGCCGCCGGTGCTGCTGCTGTCAGCGGAGCGGGACGCGGCCACGCCGTACACGGGGGCGAAGGAGCTGTGGCACCGGCTGCCCGGCTCCTCGCTGGTGACCGAGCGGAAGGCGGGGACGCATGGTCTGTGGGGCGGTCCGAACGACTGCGTCAACCGCCATGTGGACACCTATCTGCTGACCGGGAAGACCCCGGGCCGGTCCGCCTTCTGCGCCCCGCGCCCGGAGCCCGCACCGCTGCCGGAACCGGCCCCGCTGCCCGAATCGGGCAAGCAACCGGCCGCGATCCCGGGGACGCCGTAG
- the hemQ gene encoding hydrogen peroxide-dependent heme synthase, producing the protein MTAAPEKTPNAGKKAKDLNEVIRYTLWSVFRLRDVLPEDRTGYADEVEELFSQLAAKDVTVRGTYDVSGLRADADVMIWWHSETSDALQEAYNLFRRTRLGRHLEPVWSNMALHRPAEFNKSHIPAFLADENAREYVSVYPFVRSYDWYLLPDEDRRRMLADHGKMARGYPDVRANTVASFSLGDYEWILAFEADELHRIVDLMRHLRGSEARRHVREEVPFYTGRRRAVSELVAGLA; encoded by the coding sequence ATGACTGCTGCACCTGAGAAGACTCCCAACGCCGGTAAGAAGGCCAAGGACCTCAACGAGGTCATCCGCTACACCCTGTGGTCGGTGTTCCGGCTGCGCGATGTGCTGCCGGAGGACCGCACCGGCTACGCCGACGAGGTCGAGGAGCTCTTCTCCCAGCTCGCCGCCAAGGACGTCACCGTGCGCGGCACCTACGACGTGTCCGGGCTGCGCGCCGACGCGGACGTCATGATCTGGTGGCACTCGGAGACCTCCGACGCCCTCCAGGAGGCGTACAACCTCTTCCGCCGCACCCGGCTGGGACGGCACCTGGAGCCGGTGTGGTCCAACATGGCGCTGCACCGCCCGGCCGAGTTCAACAAGTCCCACATCCCGGCGTTCCTCGCGGACGAGAACGCGCGCGAGTACGTGAGCGTGTACCCGTTCGTCCGCTCCTACGACTGGTACCTGCTGCCCGACGAGGACCGCCGCAGGATGCTCGCGGACCACGGCAAGATGGCCCGCGGCTACCCCGACGTGCGCGCCAACACGGTGGCGTCCTTCTCGCTCGGCGACTACGAGTGGATCCTGGCCTTCGAGGCGGACGAGCTGCACCGGATCGTCGACCTGATGCGCCATCTGCGGGGCTCCGAGGCGCGCCGGCACGTACGCGAGGAAGTGCCGTTCTACACCGGCCGGCGCAGGGCGGTCTCCGAACTCGTCGCCGGCCTGGCCTGA
- a CDS encoding IclR family transcriptional regulator, producing the protein MTASGPLIPISPPGTRASDGRDGGRSVAGRMLAVLDAFDASHRSLSLTALARRAGLPLATAHRLVASLTRWGALERDATGAYHIGLRLWEVATLSPRGVGVREAALPFMEDLYEATHENVQLAVRDGLEVVYVELISGHSAVQVRTRVGSRWPLHATGVGLVLLAYGPPRLYERVCTRPLRRYTEMTIQDPHRLRTTLAEVRRTGIAVSDRQITMDGLSIAAPVRGPGGEVVAALSVVVPAAEGRAPGLIPAVRVAAHGISRTLAAALGQDPVAEASGR; encoded by the coding sequence ATGACCGCCTCCGGTCCCCTCATCCCCATCAGCCCGCCGGGCACCCGCGCCAGCGACGGCCGGGACGGCGGCCGCTCGGTCGCGGGCCGGATGCTGGCGGTCCTCGACGCGTTCGACGCCTCGCACCGCTCGCTGTCCCTCACCGCCCTCGCCCGGCGCGCCGGGCTGCCGCTGGCCACCGCGCACCGGCTGGTCGCCTCGCTCACCCGCTGGGGCGCCCTGGAGCGCGACGCCACCGGGGCGTACCACATCGGGCTGCGGCTGTGGGAGGTGGCGACGCTCTCCCCGCGCGGGGTCGGGGTGCGCGAGGCGGCCCTGCCGTTCATGGAGGACCTGTACGAGGCCACCCACGAGAACGTCCAGCTCGCCGTGCGGGACGGCCTGGAGGTGGTCTATGTCGAGCTGATCTCGGGTCACTCGGCGGTCCAGGTGCGCACCCGGGTCGGCAGCCGCTGGCCGCTGCACGCCACCGGCGTCGGTCTCGTGCTGCTCGCGTACGGGCCGCCACGGCTGTACGAGCGGGTGTGCACCCGCCCGCTGCGCCGCTACACCGAGATGACGATCCAGGACCCGCACCGGCTGCGGACCACCCTGGCCGAGGTGCGGCGCACCGGGATCGCGGTCAGCGACCGGCAGATCACCATGGACGGGCTGTCCATCGCCGCCCCGGTGCGCGGGCCGGGCGGGGAGGTGGTGGCCGCGCTGTCGGTGGTGGTGCCGGCCGCGGAGGGGCGGGCCCCGGGGCTGATCCCGGCCGTACGGGTCGCCGCGCACGGCATCTCACGTACCCTCGCCGCCGCCCTGGGGCAAGACCCCGTCGCGGAGGCTTCCGGTCGGTGA
- a CDS encoding TIGR04222 domain-containing membrane protein, with translation MGAIVTLVYLAVAVSSVMLISGTVRARRREVSEPVYARAHDLLEVAFLAGGPGRVADTVISTMYADGRLAIGDPGVVSVRQPVARGPVEEELLRLCAISPHGGLKWLRRELMRSPVVQSIGDQLAGRGLMVRPDALRFWRGVARTQIGLCATGVFLAALISIGSVADSGPPLILLIAPALFTGFLIGGICAGAGKRRLTATGQRTLATYRRESGIGVRRARSVGHPATVPLAVVVALTGAAALTDDPLLRAQLLDAQRVPAASGSSTDSGSSGPSDSGGGSWCGGGGGGGGGSGCGGSSCGGSSCGGGGGGSGCGGGGGCGGGGGGGGCGGGG, from the coding sequence ATGGGCGCGATCGTGACCCTGGTCTACCTGGCGGTCGCCGTGTCGTCGGTGATGCTCATCTCCGGAACGGTCCGGGCCCGGCGCAGGGAGGTCTCGGAGCCGGTGTACGCCCGGGCACACGACCTGCTGGAGGTCGCGTTCCTGGCGGGCGGGCCGGGGCGGGTGGCGGACACCGTGATCAGCACGATGTACGCGGACGGGCGGCTGGCGATCGGCGACCCCGGCGTGGTCTCGGTACGGCAGCCGGTCGCGCGCGGCCCGGTCGAGGAGGAGCTGCTGCGGCTGTGCGCCATCTCCCCGCACGGCGGCCTGAAGTGGCTGCGCCGGGAGCTGATGCGCAGTCCGGTGGTGCAGTCGATCGGCGACCAGCTGGCGGGGCGCGGGCTGATGGTACGGCCGGACGCCCTCCGGTTCTGGCGGGGCGTGGCGCGGACGCAGATCGGGCTGTGCGCGACGGGGGTGTTTCTGGCCGCCCTGATCAGCATCGGCTCCGTCGCCGACAGCGGGCCTCCGCTGATCTTGTTGATCGCCCCCGCGCTGTTCACCGGCTTCCTCATCGGCGGAATCTGCGCCGGTGCGGGCAAGCGCAGGCTGACCGCCACCGGGCAGCGGACGCTGGCGACGTACCGGAGGGAGTCGGGGATCGGCGTACGGCGCGCCCGGTCCGTCGGCCATCCGGCGACGGTCCCCCTGGCGGTCGTCGTCGCGCTGACCGGTGCTGCCGCCCTGACGGACGATCCGCTGCTGCGGGCCCAACTGCTGGACGCGCAAAGGGTGCCCGCCGCTTCGGGGTCGTCGACCGACTCGGGGTCGTCGGGGCCCTCGGACTCCGGCGGCGGATCGTGGTGCGGAGGTGGAGGCGGCGGCGGAGGCGGATCCGGCTGCGGAGGCTCCTCGTGCGGCGGCTCGTCCTGCGGCGGAGGCGGCGGCGGTTCGGGCTGCGGCGGGGGCGGCGGCTGCGGTGGTGGTGGTGGGGGCGGCGGCTGCGGGGGCGGCGGCTGA
- a CDS encoding TIGR04222 domain-containing membrane protein codes for MLWVLFLLVAWGAAVVSCTRLCLAAVAAAQPMEPEPGADGKGLSLYEAAFLSGGPQRVGDLTLVTMYRERRLLLAHTGWVTVVDPDGRDELERAVISAIGPEGQAPVRPVRVALVTAAPVRALGDRLVAAGLAVPASARTNVAVAVRHVRAACLLVLVTAAAALLLVPPADGRGPVAAWFVLPLLLTASCLLIARVEAHPYSRWASPAGQRLLGRIDVPPRRNLAQRSGADADGADDDGDLLTALAVHGTAALPDPALRAALKTHWGH; via the coding sequence ATGTTGTGGGTCCTCTTCCTGCTCGTCGCGTGGGGCGCGGCGGTCGTCAGCTGCACGCGGCTGTGCCTGGCGGCGGTGGCCGCCGCTCAGCCGATGGAGCCCGAGCCGGGGGCGGACGGGAAGGGCCTGAGCCTGTACGAGGCGGCGTTCCTGTCCGGCGGGCCGCAGCGGGTGGGGGATCTGACCCTCGTCACGATGTACCGGGAGCGGCGGCTGCTGCTCGCGCACACCGGCTGGGTCACCGTGGTGGATCCGGACGGGCGGGACGAGCTGGAGCGGGCCGTGATCAGCGCGATAGGGCCGGAGGGGCAGGCCCCGGTGCGACCGGTGCGGGTCGCGCTCGTCACGGCCGCCCCGGTGCGGGCGCTGGGCGACCGGCTGGTGGCGGCGGGGCTCGCGGTGCCCGCCTCGGCCCGTACGAATGTGGCGGTCGCGGTGCGGCATGTGCGGGCGGCCTGCCTGCTGGTGCTGGTGACGGCGGCCGCCGCGCTGCTGCTGGTGCCGCCCGCGGACGGGCGCGGTCCGGTTGCCGCGTGGTTCGTGCTGCCGCTGCTGCTGACGGCGAGCTGTCTGCTGATCGCCCGGGTCGAGGCGCATCCGTACTCACGGTGGGCCTCCCCCGCCGGTCAGCGGCTGCTGGGCCGGATCGACGTGCCGCCGCGACGAAACCTCGCCCAACGCTCCGGCGCCGACGCGGACGGCGCTGACGACGACGGCGACCTGCTCACCGCGCTCGCCGTGCACGGCACCGCCGCCCTTCCCGACCCGGCGCTGCGCGCGGCCCTGAAGACGCATTGGGGTCATTGA
- a CDS encoding IclR family transcriptional regulator domain-containing protein, producing MSFSPVPPPVNGPVGPLERGLAVLRELTRLAAHEGRTTVRPGDLVRGTGLARSVVDRVVGTLEQLGYITLDGRDIGLAVRLMELGNAYLAASGLPAALGPFAERLADGLDESVSVAVPDGVGVRFVVQVTRRRTMSLAFRIGDLLPAERCSPGALFAAEWSGADWAAWHARRAEDPLDTAFPAVPPRHRPASGEAFEARVKEAARDGWAIDDQLIEPGLVAVSVPVRDASGRIVCAVNVVSHTSRHDVDSLRAAVLGPLGAELPAMEAALTARRPRLAASVASAVSGASAVSGASAVSAVSVASGTGDSGTALGEDPARMAKRELGAGFLQSLARGLAVLRALGGAAPGGAAPGGAAPGGALGPGQGEARAVEDAARGASGATGSMTYGLVGAGPGGGRGGGMTLSAVAEATGLARATARRSLLTLVELGYAEADGRTFRPLPRVLELGYAPLAELGFTDIAQPHMRELVRTVHESASLAVLDGGDIRYIARVPTVRIMSVNITIGTRFPAYATSMGRVLLAGLDADARAAHLAGVRPEPLTRHTVTGAAELARVVERAAAEGHALVDQELEEGLRSLAVPVRDARGRVVAALNVATHAGRGTADSARGELLPALRATAARIEADLATASAHHALGAGERVGA from the coding sequence ATGAGTTTCAGCCCGGTGCCACCACCTGTCAATGGCCCCGTCGGGCCTCTCGAGCGCGGCCTCGCCGTGCTGCGCGAGCTGACCCGGCTGGCCGCGCACGAGGGACGGACCACCGTCCGGCCCGGTGATCTCGTGCGCGGCACGGGGCTCGCCCGGTCCGTGGTCGACCGCGTCGTGGGCACGCTCGAACAGCTCGGTTACATCACGCTCGACGGCCGCGACATCGGCCTGGCGGTCCGGCTGATGGAGCTGGGCAACGCGTATCTGGCCGCGAGCGGACTGCCCGCCGCGCTCGGCCCGTTCGCCGAGCGGCTCGCGGACGGGCTCGACGAGTCGGTCTCGGTCGCCGTCCCCGACGGCGTCGGGGTGCGCTTCGTCGTCCAGGTCACCCGCCGCCGCACCATGTCCCTCGCCTTCCGGATCGGCGATCTGCTCCCCGCCGAGCGCTGCTCGCCCGGCGCGCTCTTCGCCGCCGAGTGGTCCGGGGCCGACTGGGCCGCCTGGCACGCGCGCCGCGCCGAGGACCCCCTGGACACCGCGTTCCCGGCCGTCCCGCCCCGCCACCGGCCCGCGTCCGGCGAGGCCTTCGAGGCCCGCGTCAAGGAGGCCGCCCGGGACGGCTGGGCCATCGACGACCAGCTGATCGAACCGGGCCTGGTGGCGGTTTCAGTTCCGGTGCGGGACGCCTCGGGCCGTATCGTCTGCGCGGTCAACGTGGTCAGCCACACCAGCCGCCATGACGTGGACTCGCTGCGGGCTGCGGTGCTGGGGCCGCTGGGTGCGGAACTCCCGGCGATGGAGGCGGCATTGACGGCTCGTCGGCCACGGCTGGCTGCCTCGGTTGCCTCGGCTGTCTCGGGGGCTTCGGCTGTTTCAGGTGCTTCGGCTGTTTCAGCTGTTTCGGTCGCTTCGGGTACGGGGGACTCCGGCACGGCACTGGGCGAGGACCCCGCGCGGATGGCCAAGCGGGAGCTGGGAGCGGGCTTCCTGCAGTCCCTCGCGCGCGGACTGGCCGTGCTGCGGGCCCTGGGCGGGGCGGCTCCCGGTGGGGCGGCTCCCGGTGGGGCGGCTCCCGGTGGGGCGCTGGGCCCGGGCCAGGGCGAGGCCCGCGCGGTGGAGGACGCGGCGCGCGGCGCGTCCGGCGCCACCGGGAGCATGACGTACGGCCTCGTCGGCGCCGGGCCGGGCGGCGGCCGGGGCGGGGGGATGACGCTCAGCGCCGTCGCGGAGGCCACCGGGCTGGCGCGGGCCACCGCCCGGCGCTCGCTGCTCACCCTGGTCGAGCTGGGGTACGCGGAGGCCGACGGCCGGACCTTCCGGCCGCTGCCGCGCGTGCTGGAGCTCGGCTACGCCCCCCTGGCGGAGCTCGGCTTCACCGACATCGCCCAGCCGCACATGCGCGAACTGGTCCGCACCGTCCATGAGTCGGCGTCCCTGGCCGTCCTCGACGGCGGCGACATCCGCTACATCGCGCGCGTCCCCACCGTCCGCATCATGAGCGTCAACATCACCATCGGCACCCGCTTCCCCGCCTACGCGACCTCCATGGGCCGGGTGCTGCTCGCGGGCCTGGACGCCGACGCCCGCGCCGCCCACCTCGCCGGGGTGCGGCCGGAGCCGCTGACCCGGCACACCGTGACCGGCGCGGCCGAACTGGCGCGCGTCGTGGAGCGCGCGGCGGCGGAGGGGCACGCCCTGGTCGACCAGGAGCTGGAGGAGGGGCTGCGGTCGCTCGCCGTGCCCGTGAGGGACGCGCGCGGACGTGTGGTGGCCGCGCTCAACGTGGCGACCCACGCAGGCCGCGGCACCGCCGACAGCGCCCGCGGCGAACTCCTCCCGGCACTGCGCGCCACCGCGGCCCGTATCGAGGCCGACCTGGCCACGGCCTCGGCGCATCATGCCCTGGGGGCGGGTGAGAGAGTGGGGGCATGA
- a CDS encoding 4-hydroxybenzoate 3-monooxygenase: protein MRTTVGIIGGGPAGLLLARLLHRAGIDCVVLESRDRAYVERRQRAGILEQGTVDVLRECGAGGRLDREGLPHQGIELRFEGRGHRVDFPSATGGKSVMVYAQTEIVKDLIALQLAEPGGPPLLFEAEALAIEKPDSAAPVIRFRHEGREQTLSCDYVAGCDGFHGIARRAIPAERVRAFEHTYPYSWLGVLADVAPSCDELIYARHRRGFALHSMRSAHVSRLYLQVPGGTDPGDWSHERIWDELSARFALDGDWTLERGPITATSVTPMRSFVQEPMRHGRLFLAGDAAHIVPPTGAKGLNLAVTDVITMARALIHHQETGSSELLDGYSRTCLRRVWQAERFSYFMTDTLHRRPDETPFEDRERIARLERIASSPTASAELAENYVGLPLS, encoded by the coding sequence ATGCGCACGACCGTCGGCATCATCGGCGGCGGACCCGCCGGGCTGCTGCTCGCCCGGCTGCTGCACCGCGCCGGGATCGACTGCGTGGTGCTGGAGAGCCGGGACCGGGCGTATGTCGAGCGGCGGCAGCGGGCCGGGATCCTGGAGCAGGGCACCGTGGATGTGCTGCGGGAGTGCGGCGCCGGCGGGCGGCTGGACCGCGAGGGGCTGCCGCACCAGGGCATCGAGCTGCGCTTCGAGGGCCGCGGCCACCGCGTGGACTTCCCCTCCGCCACCGGCGGCAAGTCGGTGATGGTCTACGCCCAGACCGAGATCGTCAAAGATCTGATCGCGCTCCAGCTGGCGGAGCCGGGCGGTCCCCCGCTGCTGTTCGAGGCCGAGGCGCTGGCCATCGAGAAGCCGGACTCCGCCGCGCCCGTCATCCGCTTCCGCCACGAGGGCCGCGAACAGACCCTGAGCTGCGACTACGTGGCGGGCTGCGACGGCTTCCACGGCATCGCCCGGCGCGCGATCCCCGCCGAGCGGGTGCGCGCCTTCGAGCACACCTACCCCTACTCCTGGCTCGGAGTGCTGGCCGACGTGGCGCCGTCCTGCGACGAGCTGATCTACGCCCGCCACCGGCGCGGCTTCGCCCTGCACAGCATGCGCTCCGCCCATGTCTCCCGGCTCTACCTCCAGGTTCCGGGCGGCACCGACCCCGGCGACTGGTCCCATGAGCGGATCTGGGACGAGCTGTCGGCCCGCTTCGCGCTCGACGGGGACTGGACGCTGGAGCGCGGCCCGATCACCGCCACCTCCGTCACCCCGATGCGCAGCTTCGTCCAGGAGCCGATGCGCCACGGCCGGCTCTTCCTGGCGGGCGACGCGGCGCACATCGTGCCGCCCACCGGCGCCAAGGGGCTCAACCTGGCGGTCACCGATGTGATCACGATGGCCCGGGCCCTGATCCACCACCAGGAGACCGGCTCGTCCGAGCTGCTGGACGGCTACTCGCGGACCTGTCTGCGCCGGGTCTGGCAGGCCGAGCGGTTCTCGTACTTCATGACGGACACGCTCCACCGCCGCCCGGACGAGACCCCGTTCGAGGACCGGGAGCGGATCGCGCGGCTGGAGCGGATCGCCTCCTCCCCCACCGCCTCCGCCGAGCTCGCCGAGAACTACGTCGGCCTCCCGCTGTCATGA
- the hemG gene encoding protoporphyrinogen oxidase has product MRAANTPGAGRTGHVVVIGGGIAGLAAAHRLLDGGARVTVLEASGRLGGKLCSGEIEGVPVDLGAESMLARRPEAVELARAVGLGDRLQPPATATASLWTRGGLRPMPKGHVMGVPGDLEPLAASGVISEEGLARIARDRELPPTPVGEDVALGGYLAERLGREVVDRLVEPLLGGVYAGDVYRTSMRASVPTLFEVAQSGRPLTEGVRELAERSARRQDGPVFMGIDGGIGRLPLAVADAVRAAGGEIRTGAPVRELRRTADGWTVVVDGAGGAGGTGGTGGAKGTDGTNGVDGADGPPVVAADAVVLAVPAPAAARLLAAGAPAASAELATVDYASMALITMAFRRTDMVSLAEGSGFLVPPVDGRTIKAATFSSRKWGWLRDAGPDLFVLRTSIGRFDDEADLKRDDADLVRMSLGDLGEAVGLAAKPVASRVDRWDGGLPQYPVGHLDRVARIRAEVAKVPGLAVCGALYDGVGIPACVGSARKAADELLGALAGPLEPGAGAGERE; this is encoded by the coding sequence ATGAGAGCGGCGAACACTCCGGGGGCGGGGCGCACCGGCCATGTCGTGGTCATCGGCGGCGGAATCGCGGGCCTCGCGGCGGCCCACCGGCTGCTGGACGGCGGGGCGCGGGTGACGGTCCTGGAGGCGTCGGGGCGGCTCGGCGGCAAGCTGTGCTCGGGCGAGATCGAGGGCGTACCGGTCGACCTGGGCGCCGAGTCGATGCTCGCCCGCCGCCCGGAGGCGGTCGAGCTGGCGCGCGCCGTGGGCCTCGGCGACCGGCTGCAGCCGCCCGCGACCGCGACCGCCTCCCTCTGGACGCGCGGCGGGCTGCGCCCGATGCCCAAGGGACATGTGATGGGCGTCCCCGGCGATCTGGAGCCGCTGGCCGCGTCCGGCGTGATCTCGGAGGAGGGACTGGCCAGGATCGCCCGCGACCGCGAGCTGCCGCCCACACCGGTGGGCGAGGACGTGGCGCTCGGCGGGTATCTGGCGGAGCGGCTCGGCCGCGAGGTCGTGGACCGGCTGGTGGAACCGCTGTTGGGCGGGGTGTACGCGGGCGATGTGTACCGCACCTCGATGCGCGCGTCGGTCCCCACCCTCTTCGAGGTGGCGCAATCCGGCCGCCCGCTGACCGAAGGCGTCCGGGAGCTGGCCGAGCGCTCCGCGCGGCGGCAGGACGGCCCGGTGTTCATGGGCATCGACGGCGGGATCGGGCGGCTGCCGCTCGCGGTCGCCGACGCCGTACGGGCCGCGGGCGGCGAGATCCGCACCGGGGCGCCGGTACGGGAGCTGCGGCGCACGGCCGACGGCTGGACGGTCGTGGTGGACGGCGCGGGCGGTGCGGGCGGTACGGGCGGTACGGGCGGCGCGAAGGGTACGGACGGCACGAACGGCGTGGACGGTGCGGACGGCCCGCCGGTGGTGGCGGCCGACGCCGTGGTGCTGGCGGTGCCCGCGCCCGCCGCCGCGCGGCTGCTGGCCGCCGGGGCCCCGGCCGCCTCCGCCGAGCTGGCCACCGTGGACTACGCCTCGATGGCGCTGATCACCATGGCCTTCCGGCGCACCGATATGGTCTCGCTCGCCGAGGGCAGCGGCTTCCTGGTGCCGCCGGTCGACGGCCGGACGATCAAGGCGGCCACGTTCTCCAGCCGCAAGTGGGGCTGGCTGCGCGACGCCGGTCCCGATCTCTTCGTGCTGCGTACCTCGATCGGGCGGTTTGACGACGAGGCGGATCTGAAGCGGGACGACGCCGATCTGGTAAGGATGTCGCTCGGCGATCTCGGTGAGGCCGTCGGCCTGGCGGCGAAGCCCGTCGCGAGCCGCGTGGACCGCTGGGACGGCGGACTGCCCCAGTACCCGGTGGGCCATCTCGACCGGGTCGCCCGCATCCGCGCCGAGGTCGCCAAGGTGCCGGGGCTTGCGGTGTGCGGCGCCCTCTACGACGGGGTGGGCATCCCCGCGTGCGTCGGCAGCGCCCGTAAGGCGGCCGATGAGCTGCTGGGCGCCCTGGCGGGCCCCCTGGAGCCGGGCGCCGGAGCCGGAGAGCGAGAATAG